One Tachyglossus aculeatus isolate mTacAcu1 chromosome 18, mTacAcu1.pri, whole genome shotgun sequence DNA segment encodes these proteins:
- the LOC119940433 gene encoding coiled-coil domain-containing protein 201-like produces MSGDEYSFLKVRRPSLRRSSPVEDVHSERMVSCKILCSFKELEGRKTIPGLDTPEASLQQEPGPREKPSFQAPTPRKRRSTMIASEEPSAKLQRDQSLGSIVQQEHQQVGSSKKKKANASSRKQSHPGANELPGARKPVTRKMKKHFLKNKHTVDKVRQWELRQLKNIEEATTWELTIEME; encoded by the exons ATGTCTGGTGATGAATATTCCTTTTTGAAAGTGAGAAGACCCTCATTGAGGCGCAGCTCTCCTGTAGAGGATGTGCATTCTGAACGTATGGTATCCTGTAAGATTCTGTGCTCCTTCAAAGAACTGGAGGGCAGGAAGACCATTCCTGGGCTTGACACGCCTGAAGCATCTCTTCAACAGGAGCCAGGCCCCCGGGAAAAGCCAAGTTTCCAGGCTCCGACCCCAAGAAAGAGACGTTCTACAATGATTGCGTCTGAGGAACCTAGTGCCAAACTTCAACGTGACCAGTCCCTGGGCTCAATAGTGCAACAGGAACATCAGCAAGTTGGGAGTTCCAAGAAGAAGAAGGCAAATGCTTCCTCCAGAAAACAGTCCCATCCCGGAGCTAATGAATTACCCGGCGCAAGAAAGCCTGTGACAAGAAAAATGAAGAAGCATTTTCTGAAGAATAAACACACA GTAGACAAAGTTCGGCAATGGGAACTACGCCAACTTAAGAATATTGAAGAGGCCACTACATGGGAGTTGACAATTGAGATGGAATAA